One Flavobacterium sp. 90 DNA segment encodes these proteins:
- the mnmE gene encoding tRNA uridine-5-carboxymethylaminomethyl(34) synthesis GTPase MnmE, whose amino-acid sequence MINQDSIVALATPSGAGAIAIIRISGSDAITIGNSVFKSIKNKDLTQQKTHTLHLGHIVDDSKTLDEVLVSVFKGPNSYTGENTIEISCHGSTYIQQQIIQLLLRKGCRMADAGEFTLRAFLNGKLDLSQAEAVADLISSDNEASHQIAMQQMRGGFSNEIAKLREELLNFASLIELELDFAEEDVEFADRTQFHELLNRIEFVLKRLIDSFAVGNVIKNGIPVAIVGEPNVGKSTLLNALLNEERAIVSDIAGTTRDTIEDELVIGGIGFRFIDTAGIRETKDVVESIGIKKTFEKIDQAQVVIYLFDGLKFQISSSEFVSEIEQIKNKYPLKPLVIVVNKKDILSADEVLNITSKLENLNAKLLLISAKEKIGVDDLKNELLSFVNTGALRNNETIVTNTRHYDSLLKALDEIQKVKYGLETNLSSDLIALDIREALYQFGLITGQVSNDELLGNIFANFCIGK is encoded by the coding sequence ATGATAAATCAAGATTCTATAGTTGCATTGGCTACTCCATCCGGAGCTGGAGCTATTGCTATCATTCGTATTTCGGGTTCTGACGCTATTACCATCGGAAATTCGGTTTTTAAATCTATAAAGAACAAAGACTTAACGCAGCAAAAAACACATACTTTGCATTTGGGTCATATTGTCGATGATTCAAAAACTCTTGATGAAGTTTTGGTTTCTGTTTTTAAAGGACCTAATTCTTATACTGGCGAAAATACCATCGAAATATCTTGTCACGGTTCAACTTATATTCAGCAGCAAATTATTCAGTTATTATTGAGAAAAGGCTGTAGAATGGCTGATGCGGGTGAATTTACGCTTAGAGCTTTCCTTAACGGGAAGTTGGATTTATCACAAGCAGAAGCTGTTGCAGATTTGATTTCGTCAGATAATGAAGCTTCACACCAAATTGCGATGCAGCAAATGCGTGGTGGTTTTAGTAACGAAATCGCAAAACTGCGTGAAGAACTTTTGAATTTTGCTTCGTTAATCGAATTGGAATTAGATTTTGCAGAAGAAGATGTAGAATTTGCCGACAGAACTCAATTTCATGAATTATTGAACAGAATTGAATTCGTTCTAAAGCGTTTAATTGATTCGTTTGCAGTTGGAAATGTGATTAAAAACGGAATTCCAGTTGCGATTGTTGGGGAACCAAATGTTGGAAAATCGACTTTATTGAATGCTTTATTAAACGAAGAACGCGCCATTGTATCTGACATTGCCGGAACAACTCGTGATACTATTGAAGATGAATTAGTGATTGGCGGAATTGGTTTTAGATTTATTGATACGGCTGGAATTCGTGAAACTAAAGACGTTGTAGAGAGCATCGGAATCAAAAAAACTTTCGAAAAAATAGATCAGGCACAGGTTGTTATTTATTTGTTTGATGGTTTAAAATTTCAGATTTCAAGTTCTGAGTTTGTTTCTGAAATTGAACAAATCAAAAATAAATATCCATTAAAACCTTTGGTAATTGTAGTCAATAAAAAAGATATTTTGTCTGCTGATGAAGTTTTAAACATCACTTCTAAGCTTGAAAACTTAAACGCAAAACTTTTATTAATTTCTGCTAAAGAGAAAATTGGTGTTGATGATTTAAAGAATGAATTACTTTCTTTTGTAAATACCGGCGCTCTTCGTAACAACGAAACTATCGTAACAAATACAAGACATTATGATTCTTTACTTAAAGCATTAGACGAAATACAAAAGGTAAAATACGGTTTGGAAACAAATCTTTCAAGCGATTTAATTGCTCTTGATATTCGTGAAGCTTTATATCAATTTGGCCTTATTACTGGTCAGGTTTCTAATGACGAATTATTGGGGAATATTTTTGCTAATTTCTGTATCGGAAAATAA
- a CDS encoding universal stress protein, with protein MKKILFPTDFSEAATNAFVHALEFAKIVNAELILLHTFEIPVYDSQFFPENYASIYSSIELAKFEMFKDEIPKLRAIATERKLDDIVIKHRLMDGDLIYNLKNAVEEDKIDFVIMGTSGVTDWTKFFLGSNTSSVISEVKVPVLCIPADAKFKKIKTIAFTTRYREKDKTELRKVLEIANKTKAKVKSLYVRTSNSDVSDATIKEWEKEFANDNVEFLVLPSDEVKETILDFILYKDVDVLTTITHKRSFFESIFESSFSKKITKEVSIPVLVMHET; from the coding sequence ATGAAAAAGATATTATTTCCAACAGATTTTTCCGAAGCAGCCACAAATGCTTTTGTTCATGCTTTAGAATTTGCCAAAATTGTTAATGCAGAACTTATTTTGTTGCATACTTTTGAGATTCCGGTTTATGATAGCCAGTTTTTTCCTGAAAATTATGCCTCGATTTATAGTTCTATAGAATTAGCAAAATTTGAAATGTTTAAGGATGAAATTCCTAAACTTAGAGCTATCGCCACAGAACGAAAATTGGACGACATCGTAATAAAACATCGTTTAATGGATGGTGATTTAATCTATAATTTAAAGAATGCTGTCGAAGAAGATAAAATCGATTTTGTAATAATGGGAACTTCCGGAGTTACGGATTGGACAAAATTCTTTCTGGGATCAAATACAAGCTCTGTAATTTCAGAAGTAAAAGTTCCGGTTCTATGTATTCCTGCTGATGCTAAATTCAAGAAAATTAAAACAATTGCCTTCACAACGCGCTATCGTGAAAAAGATAAAACAGAGTTGAGAAAAGTTCTTGAAATTGCAAATAAAACAAAAGCAAAAGTAAAAAGTTTATACGTTAGAACTTCTAATTCAGATGTTTCAGATGCAACAATTAAAGAATGGGAAAAAGAATTTGCAAATGATAATGTCGAATTTCTAGTTTTACCAAGTGACGAAGTAAAAGAGACAATTCTTGATTTCATACTCTACAAAGATGTTGATGTTTTGACGACAATAACTCACAAAAGATCTTTCTTCGAAAGTATATTTGAATCTAGTTTTTCTAAGAAAATTACAAAAGAAGTTTCTATTCCGGTTTTGGTAATGCATGAAACCTAA
- a CDS encoding DNA mismatch repair protein — MEAYNNKVEHYTTLFHKINKRYNSISILRLLTVFLCLFMLFYYIKTNEILYVVLAFLSFVGFIFLMRVHSKLSFQKELTSAILKINKNEITYLKREKIPFENGIEFNDFHHPYAYDLDIFGDHSLFQNINRTATFIGKKTLANQLLKLLPNETILENQEAINELKSKIDWRQDFLALATVSNDSKNSYDSLIHWNSFKNNYLPKVLVALSIILPTLFFGFLVAYYITSKMILLSYVTYIFIANMIVLGQSFKRIQSEIAKADNIDKIIKQYSLLVKKIENETFQSKKLIDLQQQLIFKKDTASKHLNDLSELFSRMDTINNFVTAIVFNGTFLFNLHVLKALLKWKENYSTELEKWIEIIGEFEALNSYANLAYNNQDFVFPEINSECKIGFSDLSHPLLNPATRVGNDTHFYPESFMILTGSNMSGKSTFLRSLGINMVLGGVGSVVCASKANIHPLPVLVSMRLSDSLADSESYFFAEIKRLKQIMDALEDQPAFVLLDEILRGTNSDDKRNGTIEVVKKIIAKKAIGAIATHDIEVCLTTNEYPNILTNQCFEVEIKNNELHFDYKLRSGICQNKSATFLMQKMGVI, encoded by the coding sequence ATGGAAGCATACAATAATAAAGTTGAACACTATACTACACTTTTTCATAAAATCAACAAAAGATACAATAGCATAAGTATTCTGCGTCTTTTAACCGTTTTTCTTTGTTTGTTTATGTTGTTTTATTACATAAAAACCAATGAAATTCTTTACGTAGTTCTTGCTTTTCTATCTTTTGTTGGTTTTATTTTTTTAATGAGAGTTCATTCAAAATTATCTTTCCAGAAAGAACTTACTTCTGCAATTTTAAAAATCAATAAAAATGAGATTACGTATTTAAAAAGAGAGAAAATCCCTTTTGAAAACGGAATTGAATTCAATGATTTTCATCATCCTTATGCTTACGATTTAGATATTTTTGGAGATCATTCTTTATTTCAGAATATAAACAGAACAGCAACTTTTATCGGAAAAAAAACATTAGCAAATCAATTATTGAAGTTGTTACCTAATGAAACAATTCTTGAAAATCAGGAAGCAATTAACGAGTTAAAATCTAAAATTGACTGGCGTCAGGATTTCCTGGCTTTGGCGACTGTCAGTAATGACAGTAAAAACTCATATGATTCTTTAATTCATTGGAATTCATTTAAAAATAATTATTTACCTAAAGTATTAGTAGCACTTTCAATTATTCTCCCAACATTGTTTTTTGGGTTTTTAGTAGCTTATTATATAACTTCAAAAATGATTTTGTTATCCTATGTGACTTATATTTTTATAGCCAACATGATCGTATTAGGACAATCCTTTAAGAGAATACAATCGGAAATTGCAAAGGCTGATAATATTGATAAAATCATTAAACAATATAGTTTATTGGTTAAGAAAATTGAAAATGAAACTTTTCAATCCAAGAAATTAATCGATTTACAACAGCAACTTATTTTTAAAAAGGATACGGCAAGTAAACATTTAAATGATCTTTCGGAGTTATTTTCAAGAATGGACACGATTAATAATTTTGTAACTGCAATTGTATTCAATGGTACATTTTTATTTAATCTTCACGTTTTAAAAGCATTATTAAAATGGAAAGAAAACTATTCGACAGAACTTGAAAAATGGATTGAAATTATTGGAGAATTTGAAGCTTTAAATAGTTATGCAAACCTGGCGTATAATAATCAGGATTTTGTTTTCCCGGAAATCAATTCAGAATGTAAAATTGGATTTTCAGATTTAAGTCATCCGTTGTTAAATCCGGCGACTAGAGTAGGGAATGATACTCATTTTTATCCGGAATCGTTTATGATTCTTACAGGTTCTAATATGTCGGGTAAAAGTACTTTTTTAAGAAGTTTAGGAATCAATATGGTTTTAGGTGGAGTAGGTTCAGTTGTTTGTGCTTCAAAAGCTAACATTCATCCACTTCCAGTTTTAGTTTCAATGCGTTTATCGGACTCCTTAGCAGATAGCGAATCATATTTCTTTGCCGAAATTAAGCGCTTAAAGCAAATTATGGACGCCTTAGAAGATCAACCTGCGTTCGTTTTATTAGACGAAATTTTAAGAGGAACAAACTCTGACGACAAAAGAAATGGAACAATTGAAGTTGTGAAAAAGATCATTGCAAAAAAAGCCATCGGAGCAATCGCAACGCACGATATAGAAGTGTGTTTGACAACAAATGAATATCCGAATATCTTAACGAATCAATGCTTTGAAGTCGAAATTAAAAACAACGAACTTCATTTTGATTATAAACTTCGCAGCGGAATCTGCCAGAATAAAAGCGCAACGTTCTTAATGCAAAAAATGGGAGTGATTTAA
- a CDS encoding DsbA family oxidoreductase, with protein MKIEIWSDIMCPFCYIGKRQLETALAEFPNGEFEIEWKSFQLDPTITPQSGKDVYTFLAERKGISVEQSIEMHKGVVERAKSVGLDYHFDKAIISNSLTAHRIIHLAKAKKLGDEMEEIFFKAYFTEGKDLNDNQTLIQLGVQAGLDSKEVQEVVENENLYLSDVHTDIHEANEIGVQGVPFFVFDRKYAVSGAQPVEAFVQTIKEGLK; from the coding sequence ATGAAAATAGAAATTTGGTCGGACATCATGTGTCCGTTTTGTTACATCGGAAAAAGACAACTGGAAACAGCCTTAGCGGAGTTTCCAAATGGAGAATTTGAAATTGAGTGGAAAAGCTTTCAACTTGATCCAACTATTACGCCGCAATCAGGAAAAGACGTTTATACGTTTCTAGCTGAGCGAAAAGGCATTTCTGTTGAACAATCAATAGAAATGCACAAAGGTGTCGTAGAACGCGCAAAAAGCGTTGGTTTGGATTATCATTTTGACAAAGCGATTATCTCGAATTCTTTGACAGCACATCGCATTATACATTTGGCTAAAGCCAAAAAATTAGGCGACGAAATGGAAGAAATTTTCTTTAAAGCTTATTTTACGGAAGGAAAAGATCTAAATGACAATCAAACTTTAATACAACTTGGAGTTCAGGCAGGTTTAGATTCGAAAGAAGTGCAAGAAGTTGTAGAGAATGAGAATCTATATTTAAGTGATGTTCATACTGATATTCATGAAGCAAATGAAATTGGAGTGCAAGGTGTTCCGTTTTTTGTTTTTGATCGAAAGTATGCAGTTTCAGGAGCGCAACCAGTTGAAGCTTTTGTACAGACTATTAAGGAGGGATTGAAGTGA
- the dnaN gene encoding DNA polymerase III subunit beta: MKFIVSSSYLLKQLQVLGSVINSNNTLPILDNFLFELDNSELTVSASDLETTMSATLSIDSTSKGSVAVPAKLLLEILKTFPEQPLTFTVEENNTVEISSNSGKYALAYAAGEEFPKAVSLEDPSVTLVPADVLATAVSKTIFAAGNDDLRPVMSGVFFQFSPEGLTFVATDAHKLVKYARTDVKASQVADFIMPKKPLNILKSILGSSDAEVKIEYNDSNATFSFDNYILMCRLIDGKYPNYEAVIPKENPNKLMIDRSLFLSSVRRVAIFSNKTTHQIRLKIAGAELNVSAEDIDYSNKAEERLTCDYQGDDLQIGFNSRFLTEMLTNLQSDMIMLEMSLPNRAGILTPVDGLEEGETVTMLVMPVMLNS; the protein is encoded by the coding sequence ATGAAATTTATAGTATCGAGTTCGTACTTATTAAAACAATTACAAGTTTTAGGTAGTGTAATCAACAGTAACAATACGTTGCCTATTTTAGATAACTTTTTATTTGAACTAGACAATAGTGAGTTGACAGTTTCGGCATCGGATCTTGAAACTACAATGTCGGCTACATTATCAATCGATTCTACAAGTAAAGGAAGTGTTGCTGTTCCAGCTAAACTTTTGCTTGAAATTTTAAAAACGTTTCCAGAACAACCTTTAACTTTTACAGTTGAAGAAAACAATACAGTCGAGATTAGTTCAAACTCAGGAAAATATGCATTAGCATATGCTGCAGGAGAAGAATTTCCTAAAGCAGTAAGTCTTGAAGATCCTTCTGTTACACTTGTTCCTGCAGATGTTTTAGCAACTGCTGTAAGCAAAACTATTTTTGCTGCCGGAAACGACGATTTACGTCCGGTAATGTCTGGAGTTTTCTTTCAGTTCTCACCAGAAGGTTTAACTTTTGTGGCAACAGATGCTCATAAATTAGTAAAATATGCGCGTACAGATGTAAAAGCGTCTCAGGTTGCTGATTTTATTATGCCAAAGAAACCTTTGAATATCTTAAAAAGTATTCTTGGATCTTCTGATGCTGAAGTAAAAATTGAATACAACGATTCAAATGCGACTTTCTCATTTGACAATTATATCTTAATGTGTCGTTTAATTGATGGAAAATACCCTAATTATGAAGCGGTAATTCCAAAAGAAAATCCAAACAAATTAATGATTGACCGTTCTTTATTTTTAAGTTCTGTTCGTCGTGTGGCAATTTTCTCAAACAAAACCACACACCAAATTCGTCTAAAAATCGCCGGAGCTGAATTAAATGTTTCTGCCGAAGATATTGACTATTCAAACAAAGCCGAAGAAAGATTGACTTGTGATTATCAAGGAGATGATCTTCAAATTGGTTTCAACTCTCGTTTTTTAACGGAGATGTTGACTAACTTACAATCTGATATGATTATGTTAGAAATGTCATTACCTAACAGGGCCGGGATTCTTACGCCAGTTGATGGTTTAGAAGAAGGAGAAACTGTTACAATGTTGGTAATGCCTGTAATGTTAAATAGTTAA
- the gldG gene encoding gliding motility-associated ABC transporter substrate-binding protein GldG produces the protein MKASTQQNIKTLGITVFVLIVLNVLGSLFFHRFDLTKDKRYTLSETSLQIVKQVKNPLSIKIYMQGDLPADFKRLQQETRQLLEEFQAYNSNIVFEFVNPMENKDESMDVVKSLYQKGLTPINITVDDKGKQSQAMVFPWAIAVYNNKEVNIPLLKNIMGASTTQKVIGSIQHLEYSIADAINKISKDRQKKVAIIKGNGELNEIHIAKMLQQIRESYYIGPFTLDSVAKDPNGTLDALKKYDLAIISKPTETFSDEEKQVLDQFIMNGGKTLWLIDQVAADMDSLYNQSGATLAYPRDLNLNDMFFKYGFRINPDLVKDEQGSPIKLATGEQGSATQYQEFVWKYSPVVVPVSNNPIVKNLGQIKFDFASPIDTLKNGIKKTVLLQSSQYSKVIGTPTEINLNIVTEKSSPQDYINKGNIPLSVLLEGSFNSAFENRVLPFKENSFLTKGKPNKMIVIADGDLAKNQLDKNMMPVELGYDQRTGNLYDNKDFMMNCINYLLDDTGLINIRSKDVSLPLLDKEKVYENYTVTQFITIGLPILILLVFGIVFTYLRKRKYSK, from the coding sequence ATGAAAGCGTCTACTCAACAAAATATCAAAACATTAGGTATTACAGTTTTTGTTTTAATTGTTTTAAATGTATTAGGAAGTTTATTTTTCCACCGATTTGATTTAACAAAAGACAAACGATATACTTTATCTGAAACCTCTTTACAGATTGTAAAACAGGTTAAAAATCCGTTGTCAATTAAGATTTACATGCAAGGCGATTTACCTGCGGATTTTAAGCGTTTACAACAAGAAACCAGACAATTACTAGAAGAATTTCAGGCTTATAACAGTAATATAGTTTTCGAATTTGTAAATCCAATGGAAAACAAAGACGAAAGCATGGATGTTGTAAAATCTTTGTATCAAAAAGGACTTACGCCAATAAACATCACTGTCGACGATAAAGGAAAACAATCTCAGGCAATGGTTTTTCCTTGGGCAATTGCGGTTTATAACAATAAAGAAGTCAATATTCCTTTGTTGAAAAACATAATGGGCGCTTCGACAACGCAAAAAGTAATTGGATCGATTCAGCATTTAGAATATTCAATTGCCGATGCTATTAATAAAATATCAAAAGACAGACAAAAGAAAGTTGCAATCATAAAAGGAAATGGAGAATTGAACGAAATTCACATTGCCAAAATGTTACAGCAAATTCGCGAAAGCTACTACATTGGACCTTTTACGTTAGATTCTGTTGCCAAAGATCCAAACGGAACTTTAGATGCTTTAAAGAAATACGATCTTGCAATTATCTCAAAACCAACAGAAACTTTTTCTGACGAAGAAAAACAGGTTTTGGATCAGTTTATCATGAATGGCGGAAAAACGTTGTGGTTAATCGATCAGGTTGCTGCAGACATGGATAGTTTGTACAATCAATCGGGAGCAACTTTAGCATATCCCAGAGATTTGAATCTAAATGATATGTTCTTTAAATACGGATTCAGAATTAATCCTGATTTGGTAAAAGACGAACAAGGAAGTCCAATAAAATTAGCTACTGGCGAACAAGGAAGCGCTACACAATATCAGGAATTTGTTTGGAAATATTCTCCTGTTGTAGTTCCTGTAAGCAATAATCCAATAGTAAAAAATCTAGGTCAGATTAAATTTGATTTCGCAAGTCCAATCGATACTTTAAAAAACGGAATCAAAAAAACTGTCTTATTACAATCGTCTCAATATTCGAAAGTAATTGGAACTCCTACAGAAATCAATTTAAATATTGTAACAGAAAAAAGTTCTCCACAGGATTATATAAACAAAGGAAATATTCCGCTTTCTGTTTTATTAGAAGGTTCTTTCAATTCGGCTTTTGAGAATCGCGTTTTACCTTTCAAAGAAAATTCATTTTTAACAAAAGGAAAACCAAACAAAATGATTGTAATTGCTGATGGAGATCTTGCAAAAAATCAATTAGACAAAAACATGATGCCGGTTGAATTGGGTTACGATCAACGTACTGGAAACCTATACGACAACAAAGATTTTATGATGAATTGTATTAATTATTTGTTGGATGACACAGGACTTATTAACATTAGAAGTAAAGATGTCAGCTTACCATTATTAGACAAAGAGAAGGTTTACGAGAATTATACGGTAACACAATTCATAACTATCGGACTTCCAATTCTAATTTTATTAGTTTTTGGAATCGTATTTACTTACTTGCGAAAAAGAAAATACAGCAAATAG
- the gldF gene encoding gliding motility-associated ABC transporter permease subunit GldF, translating into MKSIILREIKSFFGSPIGYLVIAIFLISNGLFLWVFEGDYNILNTGFADLTPFFTLAPWILIFLIPAVTMRSFSDEKKQGTLELLLTKPLSNWEIVNGKFLGSLLLIVLAIIPTFIYVKVISDLGSPEGNIDMGSTIGSYFGLLFLIAAYSAIGIFTSTLSENQIVAFIIAVFICFFFYFGFEGLASLIPGSSTIVSAFGMQDHFKSMSRGVIDTRDVIYFLSITVLFLSFTVYQLKSFKA; encoded by the coding sequence ATGAAATCAATCATTTTACGAGAAATAAAATCCTTTTTTGGTTCTCCTATTGGCTATTTGGTCATTGCTATTTTCTTAATTAGCAACGGACTATTTTTATGGGTGTTCGAAGGAGATTACAATATATTAAATACCGGTTTTGCTGATTTGACTCCGTTTTTTACATTAGCGCCATGGATTTTGATTTTCCTGATTCCGGCGGTTACAATGAGAAGTTTCTCTGACGAAAAAAAACAAGGAACACTGGAATTGCTTTTAACAAAACCATTATCAAATTGGGAAATCGTAAACGGAAAGTTTTTAGGTTCACTCCTATTGATTGTTTTGGCAATTATTCCAACCTTTATATATGTAAAAGTAATTTCTGATTTAGGTTCGCCTGAAGGAAATATCGATATGGGAAGCACGATTGGTTCTTATTTTGGATTATTGTTTTTGATTGCTGCTTATTCTGCGATTGGAATTTTCACTTCTACGTTATCAGAAAATCAAATTGTAGCTTTTATAATTGCTGTTTTCATATGCTTTTTCTTTTATTTTGGATTTGAAGGTTTAGCTTCATTAATTCCGGGATCTTCTACAATTGTTTCGGCTTTTGGTATGCAGGATCACTTTAAAAGTATGAGTCGAGGCGTAATTGATACTCGTGATGTTATCTATTTTTTGAGCATTACTGTATTATTTCTGTCTTTTACTGTTTATCAATTAAAATCTTTTAAAGCCTAA
- a CDS encoding NTF2 fold immunity protein, protein MKYFFLSLLLVTLGSCAQNKRLVLGKENAKEELKIALSKKSQHNVIDYKELIIKDSVTAIKVAEPILIDIYGKENIEKQKPYETYLLENYWVISGTLPADYSGGTFLIIIDARNSQVIKITHGK, encoded by the coding sequence ATGAAATACTTTTTCTTATCTCTTTTACTAGTTACACTTGGGAGTTGTGCACAAAACAAACGTTTAGTTTTAGGGAAAGAAAACGCAAAAGAAGAACTAAAAATTGCTTTATCTAAAAAATCACAACATAATGTTATTGATTATAAAGAGCTAATAATTAAAGATAGTGTTACAGCAATTAAAGTCGCAGAACCAATTCTAATTGACATCTACGGAAAAGAAAATATAGAAAAACAAAAACCGTATGAAACCTACTTATTAGAAAATTACTGGGTTATTTCTGGAACTTTACCCGCAGATTATTCGGGAGGAACATTTCTAATAATTATTGATGCTAGAAATTCGCAGGTTATTAAAATCACACACGGAAAATAA
- a CDS encoding antibiotic biosynthesis monooxygenase family protein: MFVRIVKMSFHEEKIPDFLENFESVKDKIRKADGNRFLELYQDKNDKCIFFTYSYWETEEDLENYRQSELFNTVWSFTKQLFNAKPEAWSVDKLVSLV; this comes from the coding sequence ATGTTTGTTCGAATAGTCAAAATGAGCTTTCACGAAGAAAAAATTCCTGACTTTCTTGAGAATTTTGAATCCGTAAAAGACAAAATACGAAAAGCAGATGGAAACCGTTTTTTAGAATTGTATCAGGACAAAAACGATAAATGCATATTTTTTACTTATAGCTATTGGGAAACCGAAGAAGATTTAGAAAATTACAGACAATCGGAACTTTTTAATACTGTTTGGAGTTTTACAAAGCAATTGTTTAATGCTAAACCAGAAGCTTGGAGCGTAGATAAGTTGGTTTCTTTGGTATAA
- a CDS encoding SAM-dependent chlorinase/fluorinase produces the protein MSIITLTTDYGLKDHFVGSLKGKILSEYPEVTIVDISHDIDPFNTAEASYVVGASYLSFPKGTVHLIGVDIERNKENQHIAMEWNDHFFICADNGILSMLTQKIVPQKIVSINIHDRFPSEFSDLDIFIKVASHISKGGLLNVIGKEISEIKQITELQPVISNDGTSIKGYVIYIDHFGNVVTNISKKQFIEIAKGRPYEIVMKPKSIKTILPNYSAIATSDKYPIKTYEGEKLAIFNEAGFLEIAIFRSNPSKVGSANSLLGLNYRDVITIKFI, from the coding sequence ATGTCAATAATTACCCTTACTACCGATTACGGCTTAAAAGACCACTTTGTTGGTTCGCTAAAGGGTAAAATATTATCAGAGTATCCAGAGGTTACAATTGTGGATATTTCGCATGACATAGATCCATTCAACACAGCCGAAGCAAGTTACGTTGTTGGCGCATCTTATCTTAGTTTTCCAAAAGGAACTGTACACTTAATTGGAGTCGATATTGAACGCAATAAAGAGAATCAGCACATTGCAATGGAATGGAACGATCATTTCTTTATTTGTGCCGATAATGGGATTCTAAGTATGCTTACGCAGAAAATTGTTCCGCAAAAAATTGTTTCTATTAATATACACGACCGTTTTCCGAGTGAATTCAGTGATTTGGATATTTTTATAAAAGTAGCTTCCCATATTTCTAAAGGCGGATTACTGAATGTTATCGGAAAAGAAATCTCGGAAATTAAACAAATTACAGAACTACAACCTGTAATTTCAAATGACGGAACTTCGATAAAAGGATACGTGATTTATATCGATCATTTTGGGAACGTCGTAACAAATATTTCGAAAAAGCAATTTATCGAAATCGCAAAAGGACGTCCGTACGAAATCGTTATGAAGCCAAAAAGTATCAAAACTATTTTGCCTAATTATTCTGCTATTGCAACATCAGATAAATATCCGATAAAAACGTATGAAGGAGAAAAACTAGCCATTTTTAATGAAGCCGGTTTTCTCGAAATTGCCATTTTTAGAAGTAATCCTTCAAAAGTTGGTTCGGCAAATAGTCTTTTAGGATTGAATTATCGAGATGTTATTACGATTAAATTTATTTAA
- a CDS encoding PhoH family protein: protein MNERIIELIDIAPKDFWGAQDTHLEIIKKYYPKLKIVARGTTLKAFGEKEVLDEFEKRFQRLMLHFTRYNNIDDNVIERVIMSDGQDERKSYDHDKILVHGVGGKIIKAMTPNQQLLVDTIKKNDMVFAVGPAGTGKTYTGVAMAVKALKDKEVKRIILTRPAVEAGENLGFLPGDMKEKLDPYMQPLYDALRDMLPNEKLEDYILKGIIQIAPLAFMRGRTLDNAFVILDEAQNTTHSQMKMFLTRMGKNAKFMITGDPGQVDLPRRTISGLKEAILVLKDVDGIGIIYLDDKDIVRHRLVKKVIDAYKQIENHD from the coding sequence TTGAACGAAAGAATTATCGAGCTCATAGACATCGCTCCAAAAGACTTTTGGGGCGCTCAAGACACTCATCTTGAAATAATTAAAAAGTATTACCCAAAGCTTAAAATAGTAGCGAGAGGTACCACTTTGAAAGCATTTGGCGAAAAAGAAGTTCTAGATGAATTCGAAAAAAGATTTCAGAGGCTTATGCTTCATTTTACCCGATACAACAACATTGATGATAATGTAATTGAACGTGTAATAATGAGTGATGGTCAGGATGAAAGAAAATCATATGATCATGACAAAATATTAGTTCATGGTGTTGGCGGTAAAATAATTAAGGCTATGACGCCTAACCAACAATTATTGGTAGATACCATCAAGAAAAATGATATGGTATTTGCAGTTGGTCCTGCAGGAACCGGAAAAACGTATACGGGTGTTGCAATGGCGGTTAAGGCACTTAAAGACAAGGAAGTAAAAAGGATAATACTAACGCGACCAGCGGTAGAAGCAGGAGAAAATCTTGGTTTTTTACCCGGCGATATGAAAGAAAAACTAGATCCTTATATGCAACCGCTTTATGATGCTTTGCGCGACATGCTGCCTAACGAAAAACTCGAAGATTACATTTTGAAAGGAATTATACAAATTGCGCCACTTGCATTTATGCGTGGACGTACGCTTGATAACGCCTTTGTAATTCTCGATGAAGCACAGAATACGACACACTCGCAAATGAAAATGTTTTTGACCCGTATGGGTAAAAATGCCAAATTCATGATTACGGGTGATCCTGGACAGGTCGATTTACCACGCAGAACTATTTCTGGTCTTAAAGAAGCTATTTTAGTTTTGAAAGATGTTGACGGAATCGGAATTATTTATCTTGATGATAAAGATATCGTTCGTCACAGATTAGTCAAAAAGGTAATTGACGCTTATAAACAAATAGAAAATCACGATTAA